A region of the Serinicoccus profundi genome:
AGCCGTCATCTCCGGTCAGCCCGAGATCGAGGGTGAGGCCGACGACTCCTACCGGTATGTCCTCATGCCGGTACGCTTCGCGGGCTGACCGCGGCACACCTGATCGTCCACCCACAGAAGGAGCAGCAGATGAAGATCGGCATGATCGGCCTGGGCAAGATGGGCGGCAACATGCGCGAGCGGTTGCGGCGGGCGGACATCGAGGTGGTGGGCTTCGACCTCGACGAGAACCTGCGCGACGTCGACAGCCTCGAGGCCATGGTCGGCGAGCTCGAGGCTTCGCGGGTCGTCTGGGTCATGGTCCCGCACGGCGCGCCGACCCGGTCCACGGTCGAGCAGCTCGGGGAGCTGCTCTCCGAGGGTGACCTCGTCATCGAGGGCGGCAACAGCAAGTACACCGAGGACATCGAGCTCGACGCGATCCTGGAGCCGCTGGGCATCGGCTACGTCGACTGCGGCGTCTCCGGTGGTGTCTGGGGGCTGGAGAACGGCTACGGGCTCATGTGCGGCGGCCGCCCCGAGCACGTGGAGATCGCCATGCCGGTCTTCGACGCGCTGCGCCCGGAGGGCCCCCGCGAGGAGGGCTTCGTCCACGCCGGCGAGGTCGGCGCCGGGCACTACGCCAAGATGGTCCACAACGGCATCGAGTACGGCCTCATGGCGGCCTACGCCGAGGGCTATGAGCTGCTCCAGGCCAAGGACATCGTCACCGACGTCAAGGGCTGCTTCCAGGCCTGGAGCCGAGGCACGGTCGTCCGGTCCTGGCTGCTGGACCTGCTGGTCAAGTCGCTGGAGGAGACGCCGGAGCTCGAGGGCGTGAGTGGCTACACCACCGACTCCGGGGAGGGCCGGTGGACGGTCCAGGAGGCCATCGACAACGCCGTCCCCATGCCGGTCATCAGCGCCGCGCTCTTCGCCCGCTTCGCCTCCCGCCAGGAGAACTCCCCCGCGATGCAGGCCGTGGCCGCGCTGCGCGGGCAGTTCGGTGGTCACGCCGTCAAGATGCTCGACGACGAGGACACCCGCGACGCCGACCAGGTCGAGGTGCACGAGGGTGCCGAGCCCAAGCACGACGAGGGCCAGGCCCGTCCCGGCGACGGCTCTTGAGCCCGAGCCCCGCGTCCGCGCACGGTGCACCTGAGCCACCTCGGCATCGCCGACTTCCGTAGCTATCCCACCGCCGAGGTGGATCTGGGGCCCGGTGTCAGCGTCCTGCTCGGGCGCAACGGGCAGGGCAAGACCAATCTCGTCGAGGCGGCCGGCTACGTCGCCACGCTGAGCAGCCACCGGGTGGCCCAGGACGCGCCGCTGGTCCGTGCCGGGTCCTCCGGCTCGGCGATCGTCCGGGCGACCGTGGTGCGCGAGGGGCGTGAGTCCCTCGTCGAGCTGGAGATCGTCCCGGGCCGCGCCAACAAGGCCCGGCTCAACCGCTCGCCCGTGCCGCGGCAGCGCGACGTGCTCGGCACGCTGCGGACCGTGCTCTTCGCGCCCGAGGATCTCGCTCTCGTCAAGGGCGACCCCTCCGAGCGCCGACGCTTCCTCGACGATCTGCTGGTCGCCCGGCAACCGCGCTGGGCGGCGGTGCGCGCCGACTACGACAAGGCGCTGCGGCAGCGGGGAGCGCTGCTCAAGCAGGCCTCCCACCTGTGGCGAGACCCCTCACGGCGCCGCGGCGGGGGCAGCTCCTCCCGGCTCGCCCCGGGTGAGAGCCTGGAGGAGGCCCGCGCGGGCGCACTGTCGACGCTGGCGGTGTTCGACGACCAGCTGGCCCAGATCGGGGGTGCGCTGCTCTATGCCCGGCTGCGGCTGCTGCGCGACCTGCGGCCCTACCTCGACCAGGCATACCGGACGCTGAGCGACAGCGACACCTCGGCAGAGGCGACCTATCGCAGCAGCCTGGCCGACGGACTGCCCGCGGCCGGGGCCGTCGCGGCCGGTGAGGTGCCGCCACGGGAGGAGCTCACGGCCGCGATCCTCGCGTCGATCGAGGCGGTCCGGGGTCAGGAGCAGGAGCGCGGGGTATGCCTCGTCGGACCGCACCGCGACGACGTGCTGCTGAGCCTCGGTGAGCTGCCGGCGAAGGGCTACGCCAGCCACGGGGAGTCCTGGAGCCTCGCGCTGTCGCTGCGGCTGGCCGGCTTCCATCTCCTGCGCCACGACCTCGGCACCGACCCGGTCCTCGTGCTCGACGACGTCTTCGCCGAGCTGGACTCAGGGCGGCGGGAGCGCCTGGCCGACCTCGTCGCGGACTGCGAGCAGGTGCTCGTCACCGCAGCCGTCGCCGAGGACGTGCCTGAGCGGCTGCTCGGCGCCGACGGGCAGGTCTTCGACGTCGTGCTCGGCTCCATCACCGCCCGGGAGGGCGCCGAGCCGGGGACCGGGGAGCCGTGAGCGACGGACCAGGAGCCGAGGGCACCGGTCAGCCCGACCCCGACCTCGAGCCGGAGACGATGGAGGCCGCCCGCGAGGCGCTCGCCCGGGCCCGGCGCACCGCCCGGGACAAAGGTCTACGGCCGGGGGCTGCGGGGAGGACCCGTCGTCGCCGGGGAGGCGTGACGGGCGAGGAGCCGGACCGCAGCGCCCGCAGCGACCCCCAGCTGCTCGGTGACGAGCTCGAGCGGCTGGTCGCCGGACGCGGGTGGGCCGGGGAGGTGCAGGTCGGCGGGGTCGTCGGTCGGTGGCGCAGCATCGTCGGCGACCAGGTGGCGGACAACGTCGAGATCATCGCCTTCGACGGCAGCGTGCTCACCGTCCGGGCGCGCTCCACCGCGTGGGCCACCCAGATGCGGCTGCTCACGTCCACGGTGCTGGCCCGCATCGAGGAGCTCGTCGGTGAGGGGCTCGTGAGCGAGATCGTCGTGCAGGGCCCGGCCGGTCCGCACTGGCGCAAGGGGCCCCTGTCCTCGAAGGGTCCGGGCCCCCGCGACACCTACGGCTGATCGACGCGGGGCGGCCCAGCGGGTCGCCGCGAGCCGCGGTCGGTCGCCGACGCGCTCTGAGCCTCGAGATGCGCGGCCGCGTGGGGGGATGCCTGATCCGGGTTCGCTCCGCTCTCATCTGCGTTGAACGGCCGCACACGGCGCACGAAGGCCTGGGGAAACTCGGATCTGAGGTGCGAAAAGGGTAGACTGAGACGTCTTTGACACATCCACCCGAGGAGCCCCCTTGTCCAGTGCCGGACCAGAGCACGGAGCGAGTCCCGACGCCGCCGGGGAGCCGGCCATGCCGGAGCTCCCCGAGGCTCCCGCGGAGTCCGGTGAGCCGGAGTCGCTGGCCACGGCCTCGGCCTACGACGCGTCGGCCATCACCGTCCTGGAGGGTCTGGAGGCGGTCCGCAAGCGCCCGGGGATGTACATCGGGTCCACCGGCGCCCGGGGCCTGCACCACCTGGTCTGGGAGATCGTGGACAACGCGGTCGACGAGGCGCTGGCCGGCGAGGCCGACCGCATCGACGTCACCCTGACCGCCGAGGGCGCCGTGCGGGTGCGCGACAACGGTCGCGGGATCCCCACCGACATCCACCCGATCGAGAAGAAGCCGGCCGTCGAGCTGGTCCTCACCCAGCTCCACGCCGGCGGCAAGTTCGGCGGCGCGGGCTACAAGGTCTCCGGCGGGCTGCACGGCGTGGGCTCCTCGGTCGTCAACGCGCTCTCCGAGCGGCTGGACGTCGAGGTGCGCCAGCGGGGCAAGGTCTTCACCCAGACCTACCACCTGGGCGTGCCGCAGGCTCCGCTCGCCGAGCGCGACCCTGCCACCGAGGCCGACCGGCAGACCGGCACGACCGTCACCTTCTGGCCCAGCGCCGACATCTTCGACACGGTCGACTTCGACTACGAGACGATCCGCGCGCGCTTCCAGCAGATGGCCTTCCTCAACAAGGGCCTGACGATCGCGCTGGTCGACGAGCGTCCCCACGAGGTCAAGACCGACGTCGACGCGCTCGACGACGACCCCATCGACGGCGAGGGCCCGGACGACGACGGCGTCACCCCCGGCACCGAGCGGGGCTCCGGCGCGGCCGCCGCGACGCCGGGCCGCACGCATACCTATCGCTACGACAACGGTCTGCTCGACTACGTCACCTACCTCAACAAGTCCAAGCGCAGCGAGCCGGTGCACGAGGAGGTCATCGCCTTCGAGAACACCGACGAGGAGCGCATGCTCAGCCTCGAGATCGCGATGCAGTGGACCGGCGCCTACACCGAGGCCGTGCACACCTACGCCAACGCCATCAACACCCACGAGGGCGGCACCCACGAGGAGGGCTTCCGGTCGGCGCTGACCCGTATGGTCAACGACTTCGCCCGCGAGCAGAAGCTGCTCAAGGAGAAGGACCCCAACCTCACCGGCGACGACATCCGCGAGGGGCTGACCGCGGTCATCTCGGTCAAGCTCGGCGAGCCGCAGTTCGAGGGGCAGACCAAGACCAAGCTCGGCAACTCCGAGGTGCGCGGCTTCGTCCAGACGGCGATGTATGAGGAGTTCGGCCACTGGCTGCAGGCGCACCCGCGCGAGGGCAAGGACATCGTCGGCAAGGCGGTCCAGGCCGCGACGGCACGGATCGCGGCCCGCAAGGCCCGCGACGCGACCCGCCGCAAGGGCCTGCTGGAGTCCGGCGGGCTGCCCGGCAAGCTGCGCGACTGCCAGTCCAACGACCCGACGATCTCCGAGGTCTTCATCGTCGAGGGTGACTCGGCCGGCGGCTCGGCGGTGCGCGGGCGCAACCCGCACAACCAGGCGATCCTGCCGATCCGCGGCAAGATCCTCAACGTCGAGAAGGCCCGGCTCGACAAGATCCTCGCCAACCAGGAGGTGCAGGCGCTCATCAGCGGCTTCGGCACCGGCATCGGCGAGGAGTTCGACATCTCCAAGGCGCGATACCACAAGATCGTGCTCATGGCCGATGCCGACGTCGACGGGCTGCACATCCGCACCCTGCTGCTGACGCTGCTCTTCCGCTTCATGAAGCCGCTCATCGAGGCGGGCTACGTCTACCTCGCGCAGCCGCCGCTCTACCGCATCAAGTGGACCAACGCCGAGCACCAGTTCGCCTTCACCGACCGGGAGCGCGACGCCCTGCTCGAGGAGGGCGCGAGCAAGGGCTGGCGGCTGCCCAAGGAGACCGGCGTGCAGCGCTATAAGGGTCTGGGTGAGATGGACTACAGCGAGCTGTGGGACACGACGATGAACCCCGACACCCGGGTGCTGCTGCAGGTCTCGGTCGAGGACGCCGCCAAGTCTGACGAGATCTTCGCCATCCTCATGGGCGAGGACGTCGAGTCCCGCCGGGCGTTCATCCAGCGCAACGCCCGCGACGTGCGGTTCCTGGACATCTAAGGATCAAGCGAGGAACGAGCGATGACGAAGATGTCCCCGAGAGTGCGACATCTGACGCGAGGGACGTGCGGCATCCCACCCACCACTTCTGACTGCATACCGGAATCGACCTAGGTGACTCATGGCTGACGACAACCAGACCCCCGACCTCCCCGAGGTCCCGGACGCCACCGGCGCGATGGAGAGCGCCGACGCGGCGCTGGAGGCCGCGGTGACCGGCGACCGCATCGAGCCGATCGACCTCAACGCCGAGATGCAGCGCAGCTACATCGAGTATGCGATGAGCGTCATCGTCTCGCGGGCGCTGCCGGACGTGCGCGACGGCCTCAAGCCGGTGCACCGCCGGGTGCTCTACGCGATGTATGACGGCGGCTACCGCCCCGACCGCGGGTTCAACAAGTGCTCGCGCGTTGTCGGTGACGTCATGGGTCAGTACCACCCGCACGGCGACGGCGCGATCTACGACGCCCTGGTGCGCCTCGTGCAGGACTGGTCGATGCGGCACCCGCTGGTGCAGGGCCAGGGCAACTTCGGCACGCCGGGCGACGACCCCGCTGCGGCGCCGAGGTACACCGAGTGCCGGCTGCACCCGCTGGCCATGGAGATGGTGCGCGACATCCGCGAGGACACCGTCGACATGGTCGACAACTACGACGGCAAGACGCGTGAACCCTCCGTCCTGCCGGCGCGCTTCCCGAACCTGCTGGTCAACGGCTCGGCCGGGATCGCGGTGGGCATGGCGACCCAGATCCCGCCGCACAACCTGCGGGAGGTCGCCGAGGGCGCCCAGTGGCTGCTCGACCACCCGGAGGCCACGCGCGAGGAGCTGCTCGAGGCGCTCCTGGGCATCATCAAGGGCCCGGACTTCCCGACCGGCGCGCTCATCATGGGCAAGAAGGGCATCGAGGACGCCTACCGCACCGGGCGCGGCTCGATCATCATGCGGGCGGTCGTCGAGGTCGAGGAGATCCAGGGCCGCACCTGCCTGGTCGCGACCGAGCTGCCCTACCAGGTCAACCCGGACAGCCTGGCCAAGAAGATCGCCGAGCTGGTCAAGGACGGCAAGCTCAGCGGGGTCGCCGATCTGCGTGACGAGACCTCGGGGCGGACCGGGCAGCGGCTGGTCGTCGTGCTCAAGCGCGACGCGGTCGCCAAGGTCGTGCTCAACAACCTCTACAAGCACACCCAGCTGCAGCAGTCCTTCGGCGCCAACATGCTCGCGCTCGTCGACGGCGTGCCGCGCACGCTGCCGGTGTCGGCCTTCATCCGGCACTGGGTCGACCACCAGGTCGAGGTCATCGTGAGGCGCACGCAGTTCCGCCTGCGGGAGGCGGAGGAGAAGATCCACGTCTTCCGTGGCTACCTCAAGGCGCTGGACCAGCTCGACGAGGTCATCGCGCTCATCCGCCGCAGCCCGTCCGCCGACGAGGCGCGGACCGGGCTGATGGACATGCTCGGCATCGACGAGGTGCAGGCCCGCGCCATCCTCGACCTGCAGCTGCGTCGTCTCGCCGCGCTGGAGCGGGCCCGGATCCAGGCCGACCACGACGAGCTCGAGGCGCAGATCCTGGAGTTCGAGGACATCCTGGCCAAGCCGGAGCGGCAGCGGGAGATCATCTCGACCGAGCTCGCGGAGATCGTCGATAAGTTCGGCGATGACCGGCGCACGACGATCGTGCCCTTCGACGGTGACATGTCGATGGAGGACCTCATCCCCGAGGAGGACGTCGTCGTCACCATCACCCGTGGTGGCTACGTCAAGCGCACCCCGGTGCGGGAGTACCGCGCCCAGCACCGCGGCGGGCGCGGCAAGCGCGGCGCGGCGCTGCGCGCCGACGACGTCGTGCAGCACTTCTTCGTCACGAGCACCCACCACTGGATGCTCTTCTTCACCGACCAGGGGCGGGTCTACCGGTCCAAGGCGTATGAGTTCCCCGAGGCCGGCCCGACCGGCAAGGGGCAGCACGTCGCCAACCTCATGGCCTTCCAGCCGGACGAGAAGATCCGCTCGGTGCTGCCGCTGCGCGACTACGAGCAGTCGCCCTACCTCCTCCTGGCGACCAAGAACGGCCTCGTCAAGAAGTCTCGGCTCACCGACTACGACTCCCCGCGCTCCGGTGGCCTCATCGCGGTCAACCTGCGCGAGGGCGACGAGCTCGTCGGTGCCGGGCTGGCCTCCGGCGAGGACGAGGTGCTGCTCGTCTCCCGGGGCGGCCAGTCGGTGCGCTTCCCGGCGGCCGACGAGACGCTGCGCCCCGATGGGACGGGCGACCTCCGGCGTGACGGGGATGAAGTTCCGTGGCGACGACGAGCTGCTCGCGATGCAGGTCGTGGCGCAGGGCACCCGATCCCTTCGTCTTCGTCGTCTTCGAGTCGGGGATGGCCAAGCGGACCCCCGTGTCGCAGTACCGCCAGCAGGGTCGTGGCGGGCTCGGGATCAAGGTGGCCAAGGCGAGCGACAAGGCCGGTCAGGTCGTCGGGGCGCTGCTCGTCGACGAGACCGACGAGGTGCTCGTGCTCACCGAGCGCGGCAACGTCGTGCGCTCGCGCGTCGGCGGGGAGAATGGCGTGCGGGTCACCGGGCGCGACACCAGTGGTGTCATCTTCGCCCGGCCGGGCAAGGGCGACTCCATCGTGGCCGTCGCCCGCAACGCCGAGGCCGCCGCCGAGGAGGAGCTCCAGGAGGCCGCCCCGACCGAGGCCGACGGCGCGGATGCCTCGGCTCCCGCGACCGATGGCGTACCGTCGGAGCAGATCGACGACAGCCCGTCGTCGAGCGCTGAGACCGGCGAGACCGAGAGCACTGAGGGAGACGGCGCATGACCAGCACTCCGGGACCGTCGGGGTCGACCTCGTCCTCCGCCGACGAGACGCAGGTGCACCCGAAGGCGAGGGGTGAGGAGACGTCCTCCTCGCGGCCCTCCGGACGGACCGATGGCGACAGCGGCGACGCTCGTGGCGCCGCCGGCGGTGACGACGGCGGCGACGACCGCTCGGCGGCGGCGAAGATGAAGGACGGTGCGTTGGCCCGCACCGCCCAGGGCCGCGATCTCGCGGCCCGCAAGGCGCGGGCCCTGCGCGGCGCGACCGCCGGTCTGGCCTCCGGCTCGGCCGCCGGCGCCAGCGCCGGACGCGGCCCCGCGCCGACCGCGCGGGGTGCCTCCCGCGACGGTGCCGCCGGAGCACGGCGCGCACCTCGGGCAACCGACCGCCGAGCCGGCCGGCTCCGCGGCGCGGCGGCCCGCGCCGGGTGCGCCTCACCGCCCAGCGGATCGACCCGTGGTCGGTCCTCAAGATCAGCTTCCTCGTGTCCGTGGCGCTGGGAATCTCCGGTGTGGTCATGGTCGCCGTGCTGTGGACCGTGCTGTCGGGGATGAACGTCTTCTCCACGATCAACGACTTCCTCACCCAGATCACCAGCGGTGAGGCGAGCGGCCCGACGATCGACCTCACCGACTACCTCGGCTTCAGCCGGGTGATCTCCCTGTCGGCCGTGCTGGGCGTGCTCAACGTCTTCCTGCTCACGGCGCTGGCCACCCTGTCGGCCTTCCTCTACAACATCTGCGCCGCCCTCGTCGGTGGCGCCCAGGTGACGCTCTCCGACGAGTGAGAGACCGGCCTCGCGCCCCGGACCGGCCGTTTTGGTGAGGCTCCAGGGTGTGGGGTAATCTCGATCCTCGCGTGCGTCGCACGCACCCGGGCCTATAGCTCAGTCGGTTAGAGCGCTGTCCTGATAAGACAGAGGTCACTGGTTCAAGTCCAGTTAGGCCCACCACCCACAGGCGTCGTCGCCGAGATCAGGAGTTGATCGACCAGATGAAGCGTCTTCTCATGATGGCCGCTGCGGCGGCTGGCCTGGTCGCCCTCAAGCGGATGCAGGACCAGCAGGCCGAGCGCGACCTGTGGGCCGAGGCCACGGACGACGTCCCCGGCCAGCCGGGTCAGTAGGACCCACCGGCCGCCGAGCTCGACTCCCGGATGACGGGAGCCAACGTGGCGCGGCACAAACTGCATACCTTAGGGGCCATGGCGCAATTGGTAGCGCACCTGCTTTGCAAGCAGGGGGTTAGGGGTTCGAGTCCCCTTGGCTCCACCACAGGTCAGAGGCCTTTCCCGGTATGCGGGAAGGGCCTTCGTCTTGCCCCGCTAGCCAGGCAGATGCGGCAGCCTCTCTGAGGAGGGGTGACAGGATGCAAGCATGAGCTCCCATCCCTCCCGCGGCGTCCTGGTCACCGGCTCCTCCCGTGGCGTGGGGGCCGCCGTGGCTCGCGCCTTCGCGGCACGGGGCGACCGGGTCGTCGTCCACTACCTGGGCAGCGAGACGGCCGCGCACGAGGTATGCCGATCCCTCCCGGGCGACGGGCATGCCGTCGTCCAGGCGGACCTGGCCGACCCGGACGCCGTCGAGCGGCTGGCGAACGAGGCGATCGGGGCCCTGGGCCGGGTCGACGTCCTCGTCAACAACGCGGCGATGCTCACCGCCCCATGGGAGGGCAGGGGCCGGCGCGGCGACCACCCGCTGGAGGAGACGTCATACCCCGAGTGGGTGGAGATCTGGCGGCGCACCCTGGAGACCAACCTGCTCGGCCCGGCACACCTGACCTGGCAGGTGGCCCGCCACATGATCGACGTGCCGCCTGCCGACGGCGTCCCCGTCGGGCGGATCGTCAACGTCGGCAGCCGCGGCGCCTATCGGGGCGAGCCGGACATCCCGGCCTACGGCGCCAGCAAGGCCGGCCTGCACTCCTTCGGCCAGTCGATGGCGCTGCGCCTGGGCCGGCACGGAATCGCGGTGACGTCGGTAGCACCGGGTTTCATCGAGACGGAGATGGCCGGGTATGCGCTGGCAGGGGACCAGGCGGCGACCACCCGGGCGCAGAGCCCGTTCGGCAGGGTCGCCCGTCCCCACGAGATCGCCGATGCCGTGCTCGCGCTCGCCGACCCGCGGGCGGAGTGGGCCTCGGGGGCGGTCCTCGACCTCAACGGGGCCAGCCACCTGCGCTGACACCTCGTCGGGCCGGTGGCGGCGTGCCTACCCGGCCGGTCTCATCCCCCAGCCGTCCGCCGAGCTGATGCAGTGCCTAGCGCGTGGCCTGACACGAGACCTGGGAGTAGACCTCCATCGTCATCGCGATCCTGCTGTGCCGCAGCACCGCCATCGCCACGCACGGGTCCAACGTCAAGCGAGACCAGCAGGCTCGCGCTTGTCCGCCGCGTGGCGTGGATCGCACTGGCAGCGCACTCGCAGGCTCGTTGACCCAGGCCTGGACGCGGCGGACAGACATTTCTCGAGCTCGCGCCGGCCTTCCGGGCCGACCACGGCCACACCCAAGCATGTATCGGAGACGCTGCCTTGGCCCCGCAGGCGAACCTGGAGACGAGGTCGGGCAAGCACGTGTCCCCTCCAAGGGGGGCGGGTCAGGTCTCTGGCCACGGCGCCACCAGCGTGTTCCATCGGGCCATAGCGGCGCCGCCCCGCCCCTCAATGTCGCTAGCAGCCCACCTCTGACCAACTGAGGCGCTGGCCGGGAGCGGAAAGGCGACCCAGCGGCTGTGCCCCTTTGCCCAGTCGGGCGCTAGGACCTCAACGTCCCAGACGGAGTGGCTCTGGCCGGCAACGACTGATCTTAGACGTGCTAGGCGCGCCGGCGGGCAGCGCCAATCCTGCTCGTACGCGTCGAAGAAGGCAGAGCACACCACACGGAACGGGCACGTGGAGCACGAGCTCTCCGCGGGCCGCGCCTCGAGATGTGCTCCTTGCGCGGCAGCGGTGAGAGACTCGAGCACGTAACGGGCGTGGTTCTCAGCAGCGTCGATCTCCGAGGGATCGACAGCAAACTCCTCGAGTTGACCGTCGGCCGTCTGAACAGCGGCCCGTGTGGGGAATTCACCCAACATGTGGCCCACTAGAGCGCAGTAGAGGAGCAACTGCCGCCGCTGCGAACCAGTGATGGCGCCTTGAAGCACCCCAGTCTTCAAGTCGACAACTCGCAGGATCCCGTCCACTCGCTCCACCAGATCGGGTCTGCCTACTAACCCCGACCCAGTCGGCGCCAACCACCGCTCGCGCCACGGAAGTGCGGGATGACTGTTGCTGTGCTTCTGACCCTTGACGAACGCCGGGGCCCGCATTTTCAGTGTGGGATCCCATACTGAGCGAAGTCTGGCTTTTGTTATCGCTGACCCGGGCCAGTTCTTCACCGACGGCGGCCGGGCGGGCCCCCAGTCGGCACTGAGGCCCTCCATCGCCGCCGCGGTCTCCTCCGCCCATACCGACTCGAACTCGACGCCC
Encoded here:
- a CDS encoding DUF3566 domain-containing protein, with product MRLTAQRIDPWSVLKISFLVSVALGISGVVMVAVLWTVLSGMNVFSTINDFLTQITSGEASGPTIDLTDYLGFSRVISLSAVLGVLNVFLLTALATLSAFLYNICAALVGGAQVTLSDE
- a CDS encoding SDR family NAD(P)-dependent oxidoreductase — protein: MSSHPSRGVLVTGSSRGVGAAVARAFAARGDRVVVHYLGSETAAHEVCRSLPGDGHAVVQADLADPDAVERLANEAIGALGRVDVLVNNAAMLTAPWEGRGRRGDHPLEETSYPEWVEIWRRTLETNLLGPAHLTWQVARHMIDVPPADGVPVGRIVNVGSRGAYRGEPDIPAYGASKAGLHSFGQSMALRLGRHGIAVTSVAPGFIETEMAGYALAGDQAATTRAQSPFGRVARPHEIADAVLALADPRAEWASGAVLDLNGASHLR
- a CDS encoding DNA replication/repair protein RecF; the protein is MHLSHLGIADFRSYPTAEVDLGPGVSVLLGRNGQGKTNLVEAAGYVATLSSHRVAQDAPLVRAGSSGSAIVRATVVREGRESLVELEIVPGRANKARLNRSPVPRQRDVLGTLRTVLFAPEDLALVKGDPSERRRFLDDLLVARQPRWAAVRADYDKALRQRGALLKQASHLWRDPSRRRGGGSSSRLAPGESLEEARAGALSTLAVFDDQLAQIGGALLYARLRLLRDLRPYLDQAYRTLSDSDTSAEATYRSSLADGLPAAGAVAAGEVPPREELTAAILASIEAVRGQEQERGVCLVGPHRDDVLLSLGELPAKGYASHGESWSLALSLRLAGFHLLRHDLGTDPVLVLDDVFAELDSGRRERLADLVADCEQVLVTAAVAEDVPERLLGADGQVFDVVLGSITAREGAEPGTGEP
- a CDS encoding DLW-39 family protein, which encodes MKRLLMMAAAAAGLVALKRMQDQQAERDLWAEATDDVPGQPGQ
- the gyrB gene encoding DNA topoisomerase (ATP-hydrolyzing) subunit B, producing the protein MPELPEAPAESGEPESLATASAYDASAITVLEGLEAVRKRPGMYIGSTGARGLHHLVWEIVDNAVDEALAGEADRIDVTLTAEGAVRVRDNGRGIPTDIHPIEKKPAVELVLTQLHAGGKFGGAGYKVSGGLHGVGSSVVNALSERLDVEVRQRGKVFTQTYHLGVPQAPLAERDPATEADRQTGTTVTFWPSADIFDTVDFDYETIRARFQQMAFLNKGLTIALVDERPHEVKTDVDALDDDPIDGEGPDDDGVTPGTERGSGAAAATPGRTHTYRYDNGLLDYVTYLNKSKRSEPVHEEVIAFENTDEERMLSLEIAMQWTGAYTEAVHTYANAINTHEGGTHEEGFRSALTRMVNDFAREQKLLKEKDPNLTGDDIREGLTAVISVKLGEPQFEGQTKTKLGNSEVRGFVQTAMYEEFGHWLQAHPREGKDIVGKAVQAATARIAARKARDATRRKGLLESGGLPGKLRDCQSNDPTISEVFIVEGDSAGGSAVRGRNPHNQAILPIRGKILNVEKARLDKILANQEVQALISGFGTGIGEEFDISKARYHKIVLMADADVDGLHIRTLLLTLLFRFMKPLIEAGYVYLAQPPLYRIKWTNAEHQFAFTDRERDALLEEGASKGWRLPKETGVQRYKGLGEMDYSELWDTTMNPDTRVLLQVSVEDAAKSDEIFAILMGEDVESRRAFIQRNARDVRFLDI
- the gnd gene encoding phosphogluconate dehydrogenase (NAD(+)-dependent, decarboxylating); protein product: MKIGMIGLGKMGGNMRERLRRADIEVVGFDLDENLRDVDSLEAMVGELEASRVVWVMVPHGAPTRSTVEQLGELLSEGDLVIEGGNSKYTEDIELDAILEPLGIGYVDCGVSGGVWGLENGYGLMCGGRPEHVEIAMPVFDALRPEGPREEGFVHAGEVGAGHYAKMVHNGIEYGLMAAYAEGYELLQAKDIVTDVKGCFQAWSRGTVVRSWLLDLLVKSLEETPELEGVSGYTTDSGEGRWTVQEAIDNAVPMPVISAALFARFASRQENSPAMQAVAALRGQFGGHAVKMLDDEDTRDADQVEVHEGAEPKHDEGQARPGDGS
- a CDS encoding PD-(D/E)XK nuclease family protein, with product MTRRSTGLDNYSVMANSTHCPHPEDRGQVSASLVRAFDQCPLRAGFSWDLRYKSLRRTGLRAALGIAAHAVAARSGTGVEFESVWAEETAAAMEGLSADWGPARPPSVKNWPGSAITKARLRSVWDPTLKMRAPAFVKGQKHSNSHPALPWRERWLAPTGSGLVGRPDLVERVDGILRVVDLKTGVLQGAITGSQRRQLLLYCALVGHMLGEFPTRAAVQTADGQLEEFAVDPSEIDAAENHARYVLESLTAAAQGAHLEARPAESSCSTCPFRVVCSAFFDAYEQDWRCPPARLARLRSVVAGQSHSVWDVEVLAPDWAKGHSRWVAFPLPASASVGQRWAASDIEGRGGAAMARWNTLVAPWPET
- a CDS encoding DUF721 domain-containing protein, whose translation is MSDGPGAEGTGQPDPDLEPETMEAAREALARARRTARDKGLRPGAAGRTRRRRGGVTGEEPDRSARSDPQLLGDELERLVAGRGWAGEVQVGGVVGRWRSIVGDQVADNVEIIAFDGSVLTVRARSTAWATQMRLLTSTVLARIEELVGEGLVSEIVVQGPAGPHWRKGPLSSKGPGPRDTYG